A window of Candidatus Limnocylindrales bacterium contains these coding sequences:
- a CDS encoding BON domain-containing protein, giving the protein MNEQISRDGWLPFLEQFSQDNQGRPVSIEVVGQEWGTDLAAQTISLIAVDFDPKSDAILMTVSQGEKTFTHTITAPKAVWLAYTDSGKAWALKVIAKDNSQTILRFEDEDPLHIKEEILREVNAAFEREPRIDLNNYPIRISFSDGVLTLEGEMENIAAKKLALELAAAIHGISGIVDRLRVVPAERMSDDVIRDHVCQALIQEPALENCDIQMRIKDQVETLRKSPLKTDGIIEVAVEDGVVTLNGQVISLSHKRLCGVLAWWIPGSRDVINGLEVIPSEEDNDEEITDAVYLVLEKDPFVNADQIHVSTQNRVVTLEGLVPDQSVKEMAEFDAWYVFGVDKVINKLEVQTTQSDESKS; this is encoded by the coding sequence ATGAACGAGCAAATTAGCCGGGATGGCTGGTTGCCTTTCCTCGAGCAGTTTAGCCAGGATAATCAGGGCAGACCGGTCAGTATTGAGGTAGTAGGTCAAGAATGGGGTACGGACCTGGCTGCCCAAACTATCTCCTTGATAGCTGTGGACTTTGATCCGAAATCGGATGCTATTCTCATGACTGTAAGTCAAGGCGAAAAAACTTTCACCCATACTATTACAGCCCCTAAAGCCGTTTGGCTGGCATATACAGATAGTGGTAAAGCATGGGCGTTGAAAGTTATAGCTAAGGATAACAGTCAGACCATTTTGCGTTTTGAGGACGAGGATCCTTTGCATATCAAGGAAGAGATCCTGAGGGAAGTCAACGCAGCCTTTGAACGAGAGCCCCGTATTGACCTGAATAATTATCCTATTCGTATAAGCTTCAGCGATGGTGTCTTAACCCTGGAGGGGGAAATGGAGAATATAGCAGCCAAGAAGCTTGCGTTAGAATTAGCCGCTGCTATACACGGGATTAGCGGGATTGTAGACCGTCTACGGGTAGTTCCCGCTGAACGCATGAGCGATGATGTCATCCGTGATCATGTCTGTCAGGCCCTTATTCAAGAACCGGCCTTAGAGAACTGTGATATTCAAATGCGAATTAAAGATCAGGTAGAAACCTTGAGAAAATCTCCGTTAAAAACCGATGGGATCATCGAGGTAGCCGTAGAGGATGGGGTAGTGACTTTAAATGGACAGGTAATCAGCTTATCCCACAAGCGTCTGTGCGGAGTACTGGCCTGGTGGATACCGGGTAGTCGGGATGTCATCAACGGGTTGGAGGTAATACCTTCAGAAGAAGATAACGATGAGGAAATAACCGATGCCGTGTATCTTGTATTGGAGAAGGATCCCTTCGTAAACGCAGATCAAATCCACGTCAGTACCCAAAATCGTGTGGTTACTCTAGAAGGTCTGGTGCCCGATCAAAGTGTAAAAGAAATGGCAGAATTCGATGCCTGGTATGTCTTTGGAGTGGATAAGGTTATCAATAAACTTGAGGTCCAGACTACTCAATCAGATGAGAGTAAAAGTTGA
- a CDS encoding carboxymuconolactone decarboxylase family protein encodes MEKEYLQYYNHLKTLMGKLGKEIPNPMSGFVQLHKYAVAEGALNTKIKELIALGIGIAVRCDGCIAYHIHDALRAGATRQEILETIGVAILMGGGPATIYGCQALEALEQFEASGLKN; translated from the coding sequence ATGGAAAAAGAGTACCTCCAATACTATAATCATCTTAAAACCCTGATGGGTAAATTAGGGAAAGAGATTCCAAACCCAATGTCCGGATTTGTTCAACTCCACAAGTATGCTGTAGCTGAAGGTGCGTTGAATACAAAGATTAAAGAACTCATTGCCCTGGGTATCGGTATTGCTGTTCGATGCGATGGATGTATCGCCTATCACATTCATGATGCCCTCCGTGCAGGTGCCACACGCCAGGAGATTTTGGAGACGATTGGCGTTGCCATCCTTATGGGAGGAGGACCGGCAACGATTTATGGTTGCCAGGCCTTAGAAGCCCTGGAGCAGTTTGAAGCTTCAGGACTGAAGAATTGA
- a CDS encoding HPF/RaiA family ribosome-associated protein yields the protein MEIPLQIRAHNVSLSEADEKIIREKVAKLEEFYDRIISCRVTLEALGRHHQKGGPYNVRIDIGVPGAELVINREPQEDLYVAIRESFNAAGRRLEDYVRRLRGTVKTHEAEPHARVSKLFPEEGYGFLETPDGREIYFHRNSVLEEGFKHLRIGMEVRFVEEEGEKGPQASTVKLVGKHQSV from the coding sequence ATGGAAATTCCATTGCAAATCAGGGCCCACAATGTTTCTCTTTCTGAAGCGGATGAGAAAATAATCCGTGAGAAGGTGGCCAAGTTGGAAGAGTTCTACGACCGGATTATAAGTTGCCGGGTAACCCTAGAAGCTCTAGGTCGACACCATCAGAAGGGAGGACCTTATAACGTACGTATCGATATAGGTGTGCCCGGTGCAGAACTTGTAATTAATCGTGAACCTCAAGAGGATCTCTATGTAGCCATCCGAGAGTCTTTTAATGCGGCGGGTCGCCGGTTGGAGGATTATGTACGTCGCCTCCGTGGGACCGTGAAAACCCATGAGGCAGAACCTCATGCCCGGGTTAGTAAATTGTTTCCCGAAGAAGGTTACGGCTTTTTAGAAACACCCGACGGGCGAGAAATTTATTTTCATAGAAATAGTGTGTTGGAGGAAGGATTCAAACATCTGAGAATTGGAATGGAAGTACGCTTTGTTGAAGAGGAAGGTGAAAAAGGCCCCCAAGCCAGTACAGTAAAACTTGTCGGTAAACATCAGTCGGTTTAA
- a CDS encoding thiamine-binding protein translates to MTVKLNITPVGNLKGVSMSGLLAEVLKVVNGSSLKYQVTSTGTILEGSWQQVFSLVERYQEVVKHRIGPVITHITIDDQIRKKELREDEAVVMEKKMERELRTCGYQPVHGEYCP, encoded by the coding sequence ATGACTGTAAAACTAAACATCACACCAGTTGGAAACCTAAAAGGTGTCAGTATGAGCGGGCTTTTAGCGGAAGTTTTAAAGGTTGTCAATGGGAGTAGTTTAAAGTACCAGGTTACCTCCACCGGAACGATTCTCGAAGGGTCTTGGCAGCAAGTGTTTTCTCTTGTAGAGAGGTATCAGGAGGTAGTAAAACACCGAATAGGACCTGTTATTACCCATATTACTATTGATGATCAGATAAGAAAAAAAGAATTAAGGGAAGATGAAGCGGTTGTTATGGAGAAGAAGATGGAAAGAGAATTGAGAACTTGCGGTTATCAACCGGTACACGGGGAGTACTGTCCTTAA
- a CDS encoding nicotinate phosphoribosyltransferase, whose product MIDLQSSVLLTDLYELTMLQAYFDQGMEDIAVFEFFSRKLPSSRGFLMAAGLEQVLDYLENLHFTPPELEWIASSGRFSKSFVDYLEGLRFTGDVHAMPEGTIFFPDEPILRITAPLPQAQLVESRLINLLHFQTLIASKAARMVLVAPGKLLVDFGMRRAHGAEAALLAARASYLAGLSGSATVLAAPLFGVPVYGTMAHSFIQAHEDEVKAFENFAHSQPDNVALLIDTYDTEAAAEKVVALAPHLKKEGISIKWVRLDSGDLADHARKVRQILDKGGLTEVRIFASSSLDEYTLREFVLAGVPIDGFGIGSRLDTSSDAPYLDCAYKLQEYAGRARRKRSEGKATWPGRKQVYRYLGTDGRMRYDVVTLEGDIQEGEALIQPFMLAGRRINPPIPLSDLRKRAAAELARLPEHLQELKNEPPYPVKISQALQDLTRAVDAEIFLPKIT is encoded by the coding sequence ATGATAGATCTACAATCGAGTGTTCTGTTAACCGACCTATATGAGCTGACCATGCTCCAAGCTTATTTCGATCAAGGAATGGAAGATATAGCTGTTTTCGAATTCTTCTCCCGTAAATTGCCATCCAGTCGGGGTTTTTTGATGGCGGCTGGTTTGGAACAAGTTTTGGATTACCTGGAGAATCTTCACTTTACCCCACCAGAATTAGAGTGGATAGCCAGTAGTGGCCGTTTTAGTAAGAGCTTTGTGGATTACCTGGAAGGATTACGGTTTACCGGCGATGTCCATGCCATGCCGGAGGGAACCATCTTCTTTCCTGATGAGCCTATCTTACGTATTACGGCTCCTCTACCTCAAGCCCAGTTAGTAGAGTCACGTTTGATTAACCTTCTTCACTTTCAGACTCTGATTGCCTCCAAAGCTGCGCGAATGGTTTTGGTAGCCCCTGGGAAGTTATTGGTGGATTTCGGAATGCGCCGCGCCCATGGTGCTGAAGCAGCCCTGCTAGCAGCTCGAGCGAGTTATCTGGCCGGGCTTTCTGGTTCGGCAACTGTCTTGGCAGCGCCTCTTTTCGGAGTTCCGGTATATGGGACTATGGCCCACTCATTCATCCAGGCCCATGAGGATGAAGTAAAAGCCTTTGAAAACTTTGCTCATTCTCAACCAGATAATGTGGCCTTACTGATCGATACCTATGATACCGAAGCCGCCGCCGAAAAGGTCGTAGCTTTGGCGCCTCACCTTAAAAAAGAAGGTATTTCCATCAAATGGGTCCGCCTGGATAGTGGAGATCTGGCGGATCATGCTCGAAAGGTGCGTCAGATCCTGGATAAGGGCGGACTTACAGAAGTTCGCATTTTCGCAAGTAGCAGCCTGGATGAGTATACCCTACGAGAGTTTGTATTAGCCGGAGTCCCCATAGATGGATTTGGTATTGGTAGCCGGTTGGACACCTCCTCCGATGCTCCATATCTGGACTGTGCTTACAAGCTCCAAGAATATGCCGGACGCGCACGGCGTAAGCGCTCGGAGGGTAAGGCGACCTGGCCGGGTCGTAAACAGGTTTATCGTTACCTGGGAACCGATGGTCGTATGAGGTACGACGTAGTAACCCTCGAAGGAGATATCCAAGAGGGAGAGGCTTTAATTCAACCGTTTATGTTAGCGGGTCGTCGAATAAACCCCCCAATTCCACTTTCTGATTTGCGTAAACGGGCTGCTGCAGAACTGGCACGTTTGCCAGAACATTTGCAAGAGCTTAAGAATGAACCTCCTTATCCGGTAAAGATATCTCAAGCTCTCCAGGATCTAACCAGAGCCGTGGATGCAGAAATATTTCTTCCTAAGATTACATAA
- a CDS encoding ABC transporter ATP-binding protein, translating to MSYSKNEPTTDKIKVLTSSGQKVVFEARNLTKVYRMGEVEVHALRGIDLDLFEGELVVLLGPSGSGKSTLLNILGGLDVPTRGTVHYLDHNLTTYDDSMLTLYRREHVGFVFQFYNLIPSLTARENVALVAEIAEDPMKPEEVLHLVGLSDRMDHFPSQLSGGEQQRVAIARAIVKRPNVLLCDEPTGALDVKTGVMVLEVIERVNRELGTLTAIITHNAIISRMADRVISLSGGKISGIHQNTQKIAARELIW from the coding sequence ATGAGCTACTCAAAAAATGAACCCACGACGGATAAGATTAAAGTGCTGACTTCTTCTGGTCAGAAAGTCGTATTTGAAGCACGGAACCTCACCAAGGTTTATCGGATGGGAGAGGTGGAAGTACATGCACTTCGGGGTATCGACCTGGATCTTTTTGAAGGGGAGCTCGTCGTATTACTTGGTCCTTCAGGAAGTGGAAAGTCTACACTCCTCAATATTCTTGGAGGTTTGGATGTACCCACAAGGGGTACCGTGCATTATTTGGATCACAATTTGACAACCTATGATGATTCGATGCTCACACTATATCGTCGGGAGCATGTTGGGTTTGTCTTTCAATTTTACAATCTTATCCCCAGCCTTACTGCACGGGAGAATGTAGCCCTCGTGGCCGAAATAGCCGAAGATCCCATGAAACCGGAGGAAGTTCTTCATCTGGTTGGTCTTAGTGACCGTATGGATCACTTTCCCTCCCAGCTTTCTGGAGGGGAACAACAACGCGTGGCTATTGCTCGTGCCATCGTAAAACGCCCCAATGTGTTACTTTGTGATGAACCCACAGGCGCATTGGATGTTAAGACAGGCGTCATGGTTTTAGAGGTCATTGAACGGGTCAATCGCGAATTGGGAACCCTCACAGCCATTATTACCCATAATGCCATCATTTCTCGAATGGCAGACCGGGTGATTTCCCTTTCAGGGGGAAAGATCTCCGGTATACACCAAAATACTCAAAAAATAGCCGCCAGGGAGCTTATATGGTAA
- a CDS encoding FtsX-like permease family protein has translation MPILNRKLIRDFLHMKGQALAISLVIAAGIATFVMSLSTLESLKWTQQIYYERYRFAHVFAHLKRAPNSLIERIAEIPGVSRVQTRIVVEVTLDIEGLMEPAVGRLISIPERPTPGLNELYLRKGRYIEPGSRGEVLVSEAFFEAHHFSLSDKVLAILNGRREELKIVGVVLSPEYIFQIRAGDFLPDIKRFGVFWMGYTELAAAFDMEGAFNDVALSLMWGASEPEVIKRLDNLTKPYGGVGAYGRSEQISHRYVTDEIRQLRGMGLVAPVIFLSVAAFLLNVMLSRLISTQREQIAVLKAFGYTRFEIGWHYLKLVGLLVILGVGLGTGIGVWMGRNLTELYTRFYRFPIFEFHLKIGVVLLALLISIAAAVLGTMGALRRAMKLPPAEAMHPEPPAVYRPTLIERSGLQRLFSPGERMILRQLERQPLKTFLSCLGIAMAVAVLVLGSFTEDALDYVLEIEFHASKRQDMTVTFIEPASAPALHEINHLPGVLYSEPFRTVPVRLQFRHHSRHVSIMGLETERGLYRILDKNQHVIFLPPEGLVLSEKLAELLEVPVGETLLVEVLEGERPVREVVVTGLVSDFSGLSAYMTANALHQLLQEGKTLSGAFLAVDDNRIEELYKTLKTIPRIASVTVKKATLESFRETVAENLLLMKVFNILFATILAFGVVYNTVRISLSERSRELATLRVLGFTRREVSVILLGELAVQTFIAMPFGLILGYGFAALATLTLDTEIYRIPLVVSPSTFAFSATVVMIAALVSGLIVRRKLDHLDLIAVLKARE, from the coding sequence ATGCCTATTCTCAACCGAAAACTCATACGCGATTTCCTTCATATGAAGGGACAGGCCCTGGCTATCTCCCTGGTAATTGCGGCCGGAATAGCTACCTTTGTCATGTCATTAAGTACCCTTGAATCTCTGAAGTGGACTCAGCAAATTTACTACGAACGTTATCGCTTTGCCCATGTTTTTGCCCATCTAAAGCGCGCTCCAAACTCTCTTATTGAACGTATTGCTGAAATCCCTGGAGTTTCTCGGGTTCAGACAAGGATCGTGGTAGAAGTAACCCTCGATATCGAAGGATTGATGGAACCGGCCGTAGGACGACTCATCTCAATACCTGAAAGACCAACACCAGGCCTTAATGAACTTTACCTTCGGAAAGGTCGCTATATTGAACCAGGAAGCCGAGGAGAAGTTCTTGTAAGTGAAGCATTTTTTGAAGCTCACCATTTTAGCCTGAGTGATAAAGTCCTGGCTATCCTTAATGGTCGGAGGGAAGAGCTTAAAATTGTTGGGGTGGTACTCTCACCTGAATACATCTTTCAGATTCGAGCGGGAGATTTTTTACCGGATATAAAACGCTTTGGCGTCTTCTGGATGGGGTATACCGAACTTGCAGCAGCTTTTGATATGGAAGGTGCGTTTAACGATGTGGCGCTTTCTTTGATGTGGGGTGCCTCTGAACCTGAAGTTATAAAACGTCTCGATAATTTAACCAAGCCTTATGGAGGAGTTGGAGCCTATGGACGTTCAGAGCAGATATCCCACCGCTATGTCACAGATGAAATTAGACAGCTTCGAGGTATGGGATTAGTCGCGCCGGTGATTTTCCTTTCTGTTGCAGCTTTTCTCTTAAATGTGATGCTTTCTCGACTCATCAGTACACAGCGCGAGCAGATAGCTGTACTCAAGGCGTTTGGCTACACAAGGTTCGAAATCGGCTGGCACTATCTTAAACTGGTTGGTCTGTTGGTCATACTTGGGGTTGGTCTTGGAACAGGGATTGGGGTTTGGATGGGTCGAAATCTAACCGAGCTTTACACCCGCTTTTATCGTTTTCCGATATTTGAATTTCATCTCAAAATCGGAGTCGTCTTACTGGCCCTGTTAATTAGTATTGCGGCTGCAGTGCTTGGAACTATGGGCGCATTACGTCGAGCCATGAAACTTCCTCCAGCCGAAGCGATGCATCCAGAGCCACCTGCCGTGTACAGGCCAACCCTCATCGAAAGAAGTGGATTACAACGCCTGTTTTCTCCGGGGGAACGGATGATCCTTCGGCAACTAGAAAGACAGCCCCTAAAAACCTTTTTATCTTGTTTAGGGATTGCAATGGCCGTTGCAGTGTTAGTACTCGGAAGTTTTACAGAAGATGCCCTTGATTATGTCTTGGAGATTGAGTTCCATGCTTCGAAGCGTCAAGATATGACGGTGACATTTATTGAACCGGCTTCCGCACCTGCACTCCATGAAATAAATCATCTTCCGGGTGTGCTTTACAGTGAACCCTTTCGAACAGTACCTGTTCGTTTACAGTTTAGACATCACTCGCGTCACGTTTCAATCATGGGACTTGAAACGGAAAGGGGATTATATCGCATCTTAGACAAGAATCAGCACGTCATTTTCTTACCCCCTGAAGGTCTGGTTCTTTCTGAAAAGCTCGCAGAGTTACTTGAGGTCCCAGTAGGCGAGACACTTCTTGTAGAAGTCCTGGAAGGTGAACGGCCAGTTCGTGAGGTGGTTGTTACCGGACTGGTCTCTGATTTCTCGGGTCTTTCTGCATATATGACTGCAAATGCCCTCCATCAGCTCCTGCAGGAAGGTAAAACCCTTTCAGGTGCTTTTCTGGCGGTCGATGACAACCGTATAGAAGAACTTTACAAAACCCTCAAGACAATACCTAGGATTGCAAGTGTAACTGTAAAAAAAGCAACCCTGGAAAGTTTCCGAGAGACCGTGGCAGAAAATCTACTTCTCATGAAGGTTTTCAATATCCTTTTTGCGACCATCCTTGCTTTTGGGGTTGTCTATAACACAGTTCGGATCTCTCTGTCGGAACGGAGTCGAGAATTGGCTACCCTTCGGGTACTTGGTTTCACCCGAAGGGAAGTATCGGTTATTCTTCTGGGAGAACTCGCCGTTCAGACATTCATAGCTATGCCGTTTGGACTCATTCTGGGATATGGCTTTGCCGCTCTGGCAACGCTGACCCTTGATACCGAAATTTATCGTATTCCCTTAGTTGTAAGTCCTTCTACCTTCGCCTTTTCAGCTACGGTTGTTATGATTGCAGCGCTTGTTTCCGGATTGATTGTACGACGAAAGTTGGATCACCTGGATCTGATTGCTGTATTGAAAGCAAGAGAATAA
- a CDS encoding HlyD family efflux transporter periplasmic adaptor subunit yields MKLSIKNLFYIGVILAILTVIIYAFLPKPVDVDLAFVIRGPLRITIDEDGKTRIKERYVVSAPLAGQLLRVEIHAGDRVQAGKTLLARIRPSPAALLDERTRTEGIARVKAAEAALKQISPQLGRAQAELKLAESEKERAEKLFQNGVISRQELDRALTLFRTRLEEFKSAKFAEEIARFELEQARAALLQPTPQMDGQDEDRMRFDIYSPIDGRLLRVFQESAAVVAPGTPLMELGDPNDLELVVDVLSSDAVKIRPGNRVIIERWGGEYSLQGVVRLVEPSAFTKISALGVEEQRVNVIIDFVDSPENRAALGDGYRVEAHIVIWEREDVLKVPVSALFRNGPDWATFLVVEGRAKLKPVKIGQWGSLEAEVLDGLNLNDQVIVYPSDKIKDGVAVTPRKGST; encoded by the coding sequence ATGAAACTCTCGATAAAGAATCTGTTCTACATTGGAGTCATTCTCGCTATTTTGACAGTGATTATTTATGCATTTTTACCTAAACCAGTGGACGTTGATTTAGCGTTTGTTATACGGGGTCCATTGCGCATAACCATTGATGAAGATGGGAAAACACGAATCAAGGAGCGTTACGTGGTATCCGCACCCCTTGCGGGGCAATTGCTTCGGGTTGAAATACATGCCGGTGATAGGGTTCAGGCTGGAAAGACCCTGCTAGCCAGGATTAGACCGAGTCCCGCTGCCTTACTGGATGAGCGGACACGTACCGAAGGTATTGCACGGGTGAAAGCCGCCGAAGCAGCTCTTAAACAGATTAGCCCCCAGCTTGGACGAGCCCAAGCCGAACTCAAATTGGCCGAGTCCGAAAAGGAGCGAGCTGAGAAGCTTTTTCAAAATGGTGTGATCTCCAGGCAGGAACTTGACAGAGCACTCACTCTTTTCCGAACTCGATTGGAAGAATTTAAATCGGCCAAATTCGCCGAGGAGATTGCACGCTTCGAGTTGGAGCAGGCTCGTGCTGCACTACTTCAACCAACACCTCAAATGGATGGTCAGGATGAAGATAGAATGAGATTTGATATCTATTCGCCCATTGATGGCCGACTCTTGCGAGTATTTCAAGAAAGTGCAGCTGTGGTGGCTCCAGGGACGCCACTTATGGAGTTGGGCGATCCCAACGACCTGGAATTGGTAGTAGATGTACTTTCTAGCGATGCTGTAAAGATTAGACCAGGAAATAGGGTAATAATAGAACGCTGGGGAGGGGAGTATTCACTTCAAGGTGTGGTTCGACTGGTGGAACCATCTGCTTTTACCAAAATTTCTGCTCTGGGAGTAGAAGAACAACGAGTAAATGTCATTATCGATTTTGTGGATTCCCCTGAAAATAGGGCCGCTCTGGGAGATGGCTATAGGGTTGAAGCCCACATTGTTATCTGGGAAAGGGAAGATGTACTCAAGGTTCCGGTCAGCGCTCTCTTCCGAAATGGACCAGATTGGGCTACCTTTCTCGTTGTTGAAGGACGAGCGAAGTTAAAGCCCGTCAAGATCGGACAGTGGGGGAGTCTTGAGGCAGAAGTACTTGATGGGCTTAACCTGAATGATCAGGTAATTGTGTATCCCAGTGACAAGATCAAGGATGGAGTTGCTGTGACCCCTCGCAAGGGCTCCACGTAG